In one Dehalogenimonas formicexedens genomic region, the following are encoded:
- the ppsA gene encoding phosphoenolpyruvate synthase produces MQKKPEAIVWFDQVTKQDIPLVGGKGANLGEMTNAKIPVPPGFIITSSAYYDFIDSSGVQSQIRKILEGLDIENSKALSAASVKIKDLIMQTVLPDSLARQIKDAYAKLGGGLVAVRSSATAEDLPEASFAGQQSTYLNQEGPDQVVHAVQMCWASLFEARAIYYRQEQHFDHFKVGIAVPVQRMVQSVTSGVIFTIEPITHDPSKIVIEAIYGLGEGLVSGEINPDLFIVSKQGPAILSRRISFQDRRLVRNTSGTGEGANYWQQVPVDKQEQQKLCDEDVLKLAELAMHIEKHYGVPQDIEWAKEDGAIYVVQSRPVTAIKEQALEEEPEIKEQPILEGSPASPGLASGPVKILMDPSEIDRVDSGDILVAEMTTPDFVPAMKRAAAIVTNRGGRTSHAAIVSRELGIPCVVGTHEATKVLRNEQIITVDGTHGKVYPGKVARRIQTSSVVSMVRDAIKTKTRVYVNLAQPELADMVAARNVDGVGLLRAEFIISGIGKHPNYMIETGRQEEFINKLYEGIVPFAKAFHPRPVVYRTTDFKTNEYRELEGGDKYELPEENPMLGYRGASRYIRDIDSFKMEIEAIKRVRKDYPNLWVMIPFVRTVDELRRTKEILEAEGLKRGPDFKLWMMTEIPANIFLMDKFIDVGIDGISIGSNDLTQLTLGIDRDSEKLQETFDERNDAVMAALEIAVKTAKRKGITSSICGQAPSVYPEMTEKLVAWGITSVSVSPDMIGTTREIIAKAEAKVHG; encoded by the coding sequence ATGCAGAAAAAGCCGGAAGCGATTGTCTGGTTCGACCAGGTTACCAAACAGGATATACCATTGGTCGGCGGCAAAGGCGCTAACCTCGGTGAAATGACCAATGCCAAGATTCCAGTGCCCCCCGGCTTTATCATTACATCATCTGCCTATTACGATTTCATAGATTCTTCCGGCGTCCAATCTCAGATACGCAAAATTCTCGAGGGTCTTGACATCGAGAATTCGAAAGCCTTGTCTGCCGCATCGGTCAAGATCAAAGATTTAATCATGCAGACAGTTCTGCCTGACAGCCTCGCCCGTCAGATTAAAGATGCTTATGCCAAGCTGGGAGGTGGGCTGGTAGCTGTGCGCTCCTCAGCCACAGCAGAGGATCTTCCCGAAGCGTCCTTCGCCGGTCAGCAAAGCACCTACCTCAATCAGGAAGGCCCCGATCAGGTGGTGCATGCCGTTCAGATGTGCTGGGCCTCTCTGTTCGAAGCGCGCGCCATATATTATCGCCAGGAACAGCATTTCGATCATTTCAAGGTCGGTATCGCCGTACCCGTGCAACGCATGGTACAGTCGGTCACCTCCGGCGTTATTTTTACCATTGAACCAATAACTCACGATCCTTCGAAGATCGTAATCGAAGCCATTTACGGACTGGGAGAAGGATTGGTTTCAGGTGAAATCAATCCTGATCTTTTTATCGTCTCCAAACAGGGGCCGGCGATCCTGTCACGACGGATAAGTTTTCAGGACCGGCGACTTGTACGAAACACTTCGGGAACCGGAGAAGGCGCAAATTACTGGCAGCAGGTACCGGTCGACAAGCAGGAGCAGCAAAAACTTTGCGACGAAGATGTTCTCAAGCTTGCCGAATTAGCCATGCACATTGAAAAGCACTATGGAGTTCCACAGGATATCGAATGGGCAAAGGAAGACGGGGCAATTTACGTTGTTCAATCCCGACCGGTAACCGCCATTAAGGAACAAGCGCTGGAGGAAGAGCCTGAGATCAAAGAACAGCCGATCCTGGAAGGGTCCCCGGCCAGCCCCGGCTTGGCCTCCGGACCGGTCAAAATACTGATGGATCCATCTGAAATCGACCGAGTCGATTCAGGCGACATCCTTGTCGCCGAAATGACCACTCCTGACTTCGTCCCGGCGATGAAAAGAGCTGCCGCCATCGTCACCAACCGCGGCGGCCGGACGTCTCATGCCGCGATCGTGAGCCGGGAACTGGGTATCCCCTGCGTCGTTGGAACTCATGAAGCAACAAAAGTACTTCGGAATGAGCAGATCATTACGGTCGATGGTACTCACGGCAAGGTATATCCGGGTAAGGTTGCCCGGCGTATTCAAACCTCGTCCGTCGTCAGCATGGTGCGGGACGCGATCAAGACAAAAACTAGAGTTTATGTAAACTTAGCCCAGCCCGAACTGGCTGACATGGTCGCCGCCCGCAACGTCGATGGCGTTGGCTTGCTTCGAGCCGAGTTCATCATAAGCGGAATCGGCAAGCATCCCAACTATATGATCGAAACCGGCAGGCAGGAAGAATTCATCAATAAGCTGTACGAGGGTATCGTCCCTTTCGCCAAGGCTTTCCATCCGCGTCCCGTGGTCTACCGCACGACTGATTTCAAAACCAATGAATATCGCGAACTTGAAGGCGGCGACAAGTACGAACTACCCGAGGAAAATCCGATGCTGGGTTATCGGGGCGCTTCCCGGTATATCCGAGATATCGACAGCTTCAAAATGGAAATTGAGGCCATCAAGAGGGTGCGTAAGGACTATCCTAATCTCTGGGTTATGATTCCCTTTGTCCGTACCGTTGATGAGCTCAGAAGAACCAAAGAAATTCTGGAAGCCGAAGGCTTGAAGCGGGGACCTGACTTCAAGCTGTGGATGATGACAGAGATCCCCGCCAATATCTTCCTGATGGACAAATTTATCGACGTTGGAATTGACGGTATCTCGATCGGTTCGAACGATCTTACTCAACTTACACTCGGAATTGACCGCGATTCGGAGAAACTCCAGGAAACATTCGATGAACGTAACGATGCCGTGATGGCCGCGCTTGAAATAGCGGTAAAGACCGCTAAGCGAAAAGGTATCACGTCTTCAATCTGCGGTCA